A region from the Medicago truncatula cultivar Jemalong A17 chromosome 6, MtrunA17r5.0-ANR, whole genome shotgun sequence genome encodes:
- the LOC11413015 gene encoding GPI-anchored protein LLG1: MGLSSCFFHSKLVNVASILYFFLLITLASSSPFPSDNIFESAASTGRALLQDLKACKVDFENQNYTIITSQCKAPRYPPKSCCEAFKQFACPFADELNDLTTDCAAVMFGYINAYGKYPLGLFASECREGKKGLDCSLVKYFNNSSKSNTTSSVLVAAPHSMMLISIVGFFGFIFHLF; encoded by the exons ATGGGTTTATCTTCTTGCTTTTTCCATTCCAAG TTGGTGAATGTTGCTTccattctctattttttcctcCTCATCACATTGGCCTCCTCTTCCCCATTTCCATCCG ATAACATATTTGAGTCTGCTGCATCCACTGGCCGTGCCCTCCTACAAGACTTAAAAG CTTGtaaagttgattttgagaaCCAGAACTACACAATCATAACAAGCCAATGTAAAGCACCAAGATACCCTCCAAAGTCTTGTTGTGAGGCATTCAAACAATTTGCTTGTCCATTTGCTGATGAGCTCAATGACTTGACAACTGATTGTGCTGCAGTTATGTTTGGTTACATAAATGCTTATGGAAAATATCCACTTGGATTATTTGCTAGTGAGTGCAGAGAAGGGAAAAAAGGTCTTGATTGCAGCCtagtaaaatattttaacaatagTTCTAAGTCTAACACTACTAGTAGTGTTCTTGTGGCTGCTCCTCACTCTATGATGTTGATTTCAATTGTTGGTTTCTTtggatttatttttcatttgttttga
- the LOC112418671 gene encoding uncharacterized protein, producing MSEDIDTEAIDDDDDDDEDDDDTNDEETDEELYEAIYMYMMAIHALMHVVNQFLNMMRGEHVERPLTRRRITSKGYDYIHKSLNGDSEIFRQVYRMYPDVFRKLCMIIREKTPLVDTRFICIEEMLASFLQIVGQNTRYCIIRNTFGRSQFAASENFHKILKALNSIAPDLMAKPTSSVPAKIRESTRFYPYFKDCIGAIDGTHIPALVRGRDVSSYRDRHGRISQNVLVACNFDLEFMYVLSGWEGSAHDSKLLNDALKRKNGLKVSHGKYFLVDCGFANRRKFLAPHRGVRYHLQDFAGHGNDPENEKELFNLRHASLRNVVERIFGIFKSRFTIFKSAPPFLFKTQAELVLACAALHNFLRKECRSDEFPIEPSNESSSSSSMLPIHEDNNDELNVQTQEQEREDANIWRTNLGLDMWRDVQGIP from the exons ATGAGTGAAGATATAGATACTGAAGCtatagatgatgatgatgatgatgacgaagatgatgatgatacaAATGATGAAGAAACAGATGAAGAATTGTATGAAGCCATATACATGTATATGATGGCAATTCATGCTTTAATGCACGTGGTAAATCAGTTTTTGAATATGATGCGTGGTGAACATGTTGAACGTCCATTAACTCGACGACGAATTACAAGTAAGGGATATGACTATATACATAAGTCATTGAATGGGGATTCTGAAATCTTTCGACAAGTATATAGAATGTATCCTGATGTATTCCGAAAGTTATGCATGATTATAAGAGAAAAAACACCTTTGGTGGATACAagatttatttgtattgaaGAAATGCTTGCGTCGTTCTTACAGATTGTCGGTCAGAATACTCGATATTGTATAATTAGAAATACATTTGGCCGATCACAATTTGCTGCAAGTGAAAATTTTCACAAGATTTTGAAGGCTTTGAACTCAATAGCACCTGATTTGATGGCTAAACCAACCTCAAGCGTGCCTGCAAAAATAAGGGAAAGCACAAGATTTTATCCTTACTTCAAG GATTGCATTGGAGCTATTGATGGTACGCATATTCCTGCATTGGTAAGAGGACGAGATGTAAGCAGTTATCGTGATCGTCATGGAAGGATATCACAAAATGTATTAGTTGCTTGTAATTTTGATTTGGAGTTCATGTACGTTCTCAGCGGGTGGGAGGGTTCAGCCCATGATTCCAAGTTGCTAAATGATGCTTTGAAAAGGAAGAATGGACTAAAAGTGTCCCACG gtAAATATTTTCTGGTGGATTGCGGATTTGCTAATCGACGCAAATTTTTAGCTCCACATCGAGGTGTGCGATATCATCTACAAGATTTTGCAGGTCACGGTAATGACcctgaaaatgaaaaagagttATTCAATCTTCGGCATGCGTCTTTAAGGAATGTGGTTGAGAGAATATTTGGTATTTTTAAATCGCGTTTCACAATTTTTAAGTCAGCACCTCCATTTTTGTTTAAGACACAAGCAGAACTTGTGTTGGCATGTGCAGCACTTCATAACTTTCTTCGCAAAGAATGTCGTTCCGATGAATTTCCAATTGAACCTTCTAACgagtcttcatcttcatcttcaatgtTACCTATTCATGAAGACAATAATGATGAACTCAATGTTCAAACACAAGAGCAAGAACGAGAAGATGCTAATATATGGAGGACTAATTTAGGTTTAGATATGTGGAGAGATGTACAAGGAATACCGTGA
- the LOC11422545 gene encoding protein ABA DEFICIENT 4, chloroplastic, with protein sequence MAFSTCFCNSKIDHLGMTTNLKEQKYSFPIRINGAKLELCNKLIVKSRIKLIRDWSFIGGSRIVVKQKVMRLVASPKKASPVNASLLSGSQLASSAFTIGTAAVLPFYTLMVLAPNSELTKKSMQSNVPYVILGILYAYLLYLSWTPETVELLFASKYLLPELTSIGKMFSSEMTLASAWIHLLVIDLFAARQVFQDGQENQIETRHSVSLCLFFCPIGILSHVVTKAMTKTTKENKHGL encoded by the exons aTGGCTTTCTCTACTTGCttttgcaattctaag ATTGATCATTTAGGGATGACTACAAATTTGAAGGAGCAAAAGTATTCTTTCCCTATCAGAATCAATGGTGCTAAGCTTGAGCTATGTAACAAACTCATTGTGAAAAGTAGAATCAAATTAATCAGAGATTGGAGTTTCATTGGAGGATCAAGAATTGTTGTGAAACAAAAAGTTATGAGATTGGTGGCATCTCCTAAAAAAGCCAGTCCAGTAAATGCTTCTT TGTTATCTGGATCACAACTTGCTAGCAGTGCCTTTACAATAGGAACAGCAGCAGTACTTCCATTTTACACACTCATGGTTCTAGCTCCAAATTCTGAGCTA ACAAAAAAGTCTATGCAAAGTAATGTGCCATATGTAATTCTTGGCATTTTATATGCATATTTATTGTACCTTTCATGGACACCTGAGACAGTTGAACTTCTTTTTGCAAGTAAATACTTGCTACCAGAG CTAACTAGTATAGGAAAAATGTTCTCTAGTGAAATGACTTTAGCTTCTGCTTGGATTCACCTGCTAGTTATTGATCTCTTTGCTGCAAG GCAGGTATTTCAAGATGGACAAGAGAATCAGATTGAGACTAGGCATTCAGTTTCTCTATGCTTGTTCTTTTGCCCTATTGGGATTCTGTCTCATGTCGTAACCAAAGCAATGACTAAAACTAccaaagaaaacaaacatgGTTTATAG